One genomic region from Dehalobacter restrictus DSM 9455 encodes:
- a CDS encoding AMP-binding protein encodes MNLASRYIGKTDFDSYEDFCANYQVKVPDNFNFAYDIVDEYARLEPERPALVWCDDHDNERIFTFADLKKYSDKTANMLSEAGIRKGDKVMLILRRRYEVYIAILALAKIGAIYIPSSNQLTQKDIIYRNNAASIKAIIAYHDPVILDHVEASREESSTLQTLFLVGAKRPGWVDFDSSMEAASENWVRPTGADATTNDDTMIIYFTSGTTSMPKMAIQSFTYPLGHIVTAKYWQRVVDGGLHLTVSDSGWAKFGWGKIYGQWICGAVQFVYDMDKFIPEKLLEMMQKYKLSTFCAPPTIYRFLLEHNLEKYNLSSIVHCSTAGEPLNPDVFNRFKSITGLSILNGFGQSETTVLVANFEWLDIYPGAMGKPNPAYKIDVVDENGAPCPPGVEGELVIREADSNKPAGLFCGYYMDETATHKVWYDDTYHTGDMAYWDEHGFLWFVGRNDDVIKASGYRISPFEVESALIEHPAVVECAVTGAPDAVRGTVVKATVVLAKGYTASELLKKEIQNYVKKVTAPYKYPRILEFVDELPKTIGGKIKRAQIRREDTEKFQDKE; translated from the coding sequence ATGAACCTCGCTTCAAGATATATCGGGAAAACCGATTTTGATTCTTATGAAGATTTTTGTGCGAATTATCAAGTGAAAGTACCTGACAATTTCAATTTTGCGTATGATATCGTCGATGAATATGCCCGTCTGGAACCAGAGCGTCCAGCGCTGGTCTGGTGCGACGACCACGATAATGAACGGATATTTACCTTTGCCGATCTGAAAAAATACTCGGATAAAACGGCGAACATGTTAAGCGAAGCCGGGATCCGTAAAGGCGACAAAGTCATGCTGATCCTGAGAAGGCGTTATGAAGTGTACATAGCGATTCTGGCTCTGGCCAAAATCGGCGCGATCTATATTCCTTCTTCCAATCAGCTTACGCAGAAGGATATTATTTATCGAAATAATGCCGCATCGATTAAAGCGATCATCGCCTATCATGATCCGGTAATTCTCGACCATGTCGAAGCTTCCAGGGAAGAATCATCAACGCTCCAGACGCTGTTTCTGGTCGGTGCTAAGCGTCCCGGCTGGGTTGATTTTGACAGCAGCATGGAGGCTGCTTCCGAAAACTGGGTCCGGCCGACAGGTGCTGACGCGACAACGAATGACGATACAATGATCATCTATTTCACGTCAGGGACCACGAGCATGCCAAAAATGGCCATTCAGAGCTTCACCTATCCGCTTGGTCATATTGTGACGGCTAAATACTGGCAGCGCGTCGTGGACGGCGGGCTGCACCTGACGGTTTCCGATTCCGGCTGGGCTAAATTCGGCTGGGGGAAAATTTACGGCCAGTGGATTTGCGGTGCGGTGCAGTTTGTCTATGATATGGATAAGTTTATCCCGGAAAAGCTTTTGGAAATGATGCAAAAATATAAGCTGTCCACGTTTTGCGCACCTCCGACAATTTATCGTTTTCTGCTTGAACACAATCTCGAAAAATATAATCTGTCCTCGATTGTTCACTGCTCCACAGCCGGAGAACCTTTAAATCCGGATGTCTTTAACCGTTTTAAAAGCATTACCGGCTTAAGCATCTTAAATGGATTTGGCCAGAGCGAGACAACCGTGCTGGTTGCCAACTTTGAATGGCTGGATATCTATCCGGGAGCAATGGGCAAACCGAACCCGGCTTACAAGATCGATGTGGTCGATGAAAACGGAGCTCCATGCCCTCCGGGAGTCGAAGGAGAACTGGTCATCCGCGAGGCTGATTCCAATAAACCTGCCGGATTGTTCTGTGGGTACTACATGGATGAAACTGCTACCCATAAAGTGTGGTATGACGATACATACCACACAGGGGATATGGCCTACTGGGATGAACACGGCTTTTTATGGTTTGTTGGCCGCAATGATGATGTCATCAAGGCGTCCGGCTATAGGATCAGTCCTTTTGAAGTTGAAAGTGCACTAATTGAGCATCCCGCAGTCGTGGAGTGTGCTGTGACCGGCGCGCCGGATGCTGTTAGGGGAACGGTCGTCAAAGCGACTGTTGTGCTGGCCAAAGGCTATACGGCTTCTGAATTGTTAAAAAAAGAGATCCAAAACTATGTCAAAAAGGTGACGGCTCCGTATAAATACCCGAGAATTCTCGAATTTGTCGACGAACTGCCGAAGACGATCGGCGGCAAGATCAAACGCGCCCAGATCCGGCGTGAAGACACGGAAAAGTTTCAAGATAAAGAATAA
- a CDS encoding helix-turn-helix domain-containing protein: protein MNEKVRDIAERIKGLRLLTGWAEEEAARKIGLPVQEYLKYEKGEDDIPISILYEIADCYQVDLTDVLTGVSPKLHDVCFIKKGKGLKVERYDQYDFQSLAYQYVNRKIEPLLVTLDAENSPELVSHHGQEFNFCLEGKMKVIIGSMEYVLDPGDSLYFNSLIPHKMLALEKRSAKFLTVILL, encoded by the coding sequence ATGAATGAAAAGGTGAGGGATATTGCCGAGAGAATTAAAGGCTTAAGATTACTTACCGGTTGGGCCGAAGAAGAGGCTGCGCGTAAAATCGGACTACCTGTTCAAGAATATCTGAAGTATGAAAAAGGAGAAGATGATATTCCGATCAGTATTCTCTATGAAATTGCCGATTGTTATCAGGTCGATTTAACGGATGTTCTTACCGGTGTCTCGCCCAAACTGCATGATGTCTGCTTCATCAAAAAGGGTAAGGGTCTCAAAGTTGAACGGTATGACCAGTATGATTTTCAGAGTCTGGCTTATCAGTACGTTAACAGAAAAATTGAACCGCTGCTGGTGACCCTGGATGCAGAAAATAGTCCTGAACTTGTTTCCCATCACGGACAGGAATTTAACTTCTGTCTGGAAGGCAAGATGAAAGTCATCATCGGCAGTATGGAATATGTGCTGGACCCGGGAGACTCTCTGTATTTTAATTCCTTGATTCCACATAAAATGCTAGCCCTCGAAAAAAGATCAGCAAAATTTTTAACCGTCATACTTTTATAA
- a CDS encoding PilZ domain-containing protein: MEDFQEKRKYFRVDLIHDIPATAKISSINNRKVEVEKTFPIAILDLSTGGIYAFFPVDIPVNIVIIDIMFTFENEEFSFNALIIRKTPKDDGFEYGMKFLFHSQKDESRITRCLNQYKIKHTRFMKIQLDLRKQKYIGCFVKGLELIEEPAYLITSRRIVVATNKAAQDSGVKLGERCYSTVAKRHHACPFCLLEDAKKADHLLETNAVVQEQRCKARWLYLEDHYMIHYFTRKEGLKDE, translated from the coding sequence ATGGAAGACTTTCAGGAAAAGCGGAAGTATTTCCGTGTCGATTTGATCCATGATATTCCAGCCACAGCGAAGATTTCCTCGATTAACAACCGGAAGGTCGAAGTGGAGAAAACATTTCCGATTGCAATCCTGGATTTGAGCACAGGTGGGATATATGCTTTTTTCCCAGTGGATATTCCAGTCAATATTGTCATTATCGATATCATGTTTACGTTTGAAAATGAAGAATTTTCATTTAATGCGCTGATTATTCGCAAGACCCCCAAAGATGACGGCTTTGAATACGGGATGAAATTCCTTTTTCATTCCCAGAAAGATGAAAGCCGGATCACCCGATGTCTGAATCAATATAAAATCAAGCACACCCGCTTTATGAAGATTCAGCTTGATTTACGCAAACAGAAATACATCGGATGCTTTGTCAAGGGCTTGGAGCTGATCGAAGAACCGGCTTATCTGATTACCAGCCGCCGGATCGTTGTCGCCACAAATAAGGCAGCGCAGGACAGCGGTGTCAAACTTGGCGAGCGCTGTTATTCCACGGTCGCCAAACGGCATCATGCCTGCCCATTCTGCCTGCTGGAAGATGCCAAAAAAGCGGATCATCTTCTCGAGACAAATGCCGTTGTGCAGGAACAAAGGTGTAAGGCCCGCTGGCTGTACCTCGAGGATCATTACATGATCCACTATTTCACGCGAAAGGAAGGCTTGAAAGATGAATGA
- a CDS encoding AEC family transporter, with protein sequence MELQGVYNQLGILFLTILLGYVLAKVKIIPPAATQVFSKFVLTIALPALILSGMRVSFTTERLHTALFVFLLTIPCYGLAFLVGKLTAKILTKDLTREAIFNFGIVFANTGFLGFPIFQALYGKEAIFYAAIYNIMFNLLLYTLGIKIMNANKTEHPTRLNLKKIINPGVGASIIGFILFITAVPLPEFMTGTIDAIGNTCVPLSMLTIGATLSELPLQRMFSDIGIYILSVVRLLVMPLLTLVLVKYIFQIDQMWLIAIPVIMAGMPIATNTVLMAIEYKNDARLASQTVLISTLLSCLSIPLLILVLSHF encoded by the coding sequence GTGGAACTACAAGGCGTCTATAATCAACTGGGGATTTTGTTCTTAACGATTTTACTGGGTTATGTCCTGGCCAAAGTGAAGATTATTCCACCGGCAGCGACTCAGGTTTTTTCTAAATTTGTCCTGACAATTGCACTTCCGGCCTTGATCCTGTCCGGGATGAGAGTATCTTTTACTACGGAGAGGCTGCATACGGCACTTTTTGTTTTCTTGCTTACGATACCCTGCTACGGTCTTGCCTTTCTCGTCGGGAAACTGACAGCGAAGATCCTGACCAAAGATCTGACCAGAGAAGCCATCTTTAATTTTGGAATTGTTTTTGCAAATACAGGCTTTTTAGGTTTTCCGATATTTCAGGCGCTCTATGGCAAAGAAGCAATATTTTATGCTGCGATCTACAATATTATGTTTAACTTGTTGTTGTATACGCTTGGCATTAAAATCATGAATGCGAATAAAACCGAACATCCTACAAGGCTAAACCTGAAAAAAATTATTAATCCGGGCGTGGGTGCGAGTATCATCGGGTTCATTTTATTTATCACCGCTGTTCCGCTGCCCGAATTTATGACCGGCACGATCGATGCGATTGGAAATACCTGTGTTCCTCTGTCAATGCTGACCATCGGGGCGACATTAAGTGAACTGCCGCTTCAACGGATGTTCAGTGATATCGGTATTTATATCCTGTCGGTCGTCAGATTGCTTGTGATGCCGTTATTAACCCTGGTTTTGGTCAAATATATCTTTCAGATTGATCAGATGTGGCTAATTGCCATCCCGGTCATCATGGCCGGCATGCCTATTGCAACCAATACGGTTTTAATGGCGATTGAATACAAAAATGATGCACGTCTGGCATCACAGACGGTGCTGATTTCAACCTTGCTTAGCTGTTTATCAATTCCATTGCTGATACTTGTGCTGTCTCATTTTTAA
- the mutY gene encoding A/G-specific adenine glycosylase, producing the protein MNKLADLVDKPKDIQEKPLEIAALLLTWYDQNKRDLPWRRTNDPYTVWLSEIMLQQTRVDTVIDYYRRFLERFPDICSLADADEEDVLTLWKGLGYYRRARNLHQAAITVRDRYAGNFPRTFPEIRALPGIGDYTAGAIASIAYNLPYPAVDGNVLRVATRLLGLEDDISQQKIQKQIAEIIEEMIPKERAGDFTQALMELGAMCCTPNTPGCRDCPWRTVCTAHRTHRETVLPVKKKAKKATCFNYWTALVCNDGDILMEYRCNTQLLGNMWGLPLVQKESGSSAEELFRRDWELDLRFIKYLGSVRHVFTHQVWQMDVILFSLKPDSEVKSGLAWISREKLKDLPIPKAFQKVLQLMI; encoded by the coding sequence TTGAATAAATTAGCAGATCTAGTAGATAAACCAAAAGATATTCAGGAGAAACCGTTAGAGATTGCTGCGTTATTATTGACCTGGTATGACCAAAATAAAAGGGATCTGCCCTGGAGAAGAACGAACGACCCCTATACGGTTTGGTTATCGGAAATCATGCTTCAACAAACACGGGTCGATACGGTTATAGATTATTACCGGAGGTTCCTGGAACGGTTCCCGGATATTTGCAGCCTGGCTGATGCAGATGAAGAAGACGTTTTAACCTTATGGAAAGGTCTCGGCTACTACCGTCGGGCCAGGAACCTTCATCAGGCTGCCATCACGGTCCGCGACAGGTACGCTGGGAATTTTCCGCGCACTTTTCCGGAAATCCGCGCTTTGCCAGGAATCGGTGACTATACGGCTGGGGCTATTGCAAGTATTGCTTACAATCTGCCTTATCCGGCTGTCGACGGGAATGTACTGCGGGTCGCAACCCGTCTGCTGGGACTTGAAGATGACATCAGCCAGCAAAAAATCCAAAAGCAAATTGCGGAAATCATCGAAGAGATGATTCCCAAGGAAAGGGCAGGGGATTTTACCCAGGCGCTGATGGAACTTGGCGCAATGTGCTGTACACCCAATACTCCCGGTTGCCGGGATTGTCCCTGGCGTACCGTCTGTACGGCCCATCGTACGCACAGGGAGACTGTCCTGCCGGTTAAGAAAAAAGCAAAAAAAGCAACCTGCTTCAATTACTGGACGGCGCTTGTCTGTAACGACGGGGATATTCTAATGGAGTACCGCTGCAATACACAGCTGCTCGGCAACATGTGGGGACTGCCGCTCGTCCAAAAGGAATCTGGTTCTTCTGCGGAAGAACTGTTCCGTCGCGACTGGGAGTTAGATCTCCGATTTATTAAATACTTGGGCAGCGTTCGGCATGTTTTCACACATCAGGTCTGGCAAATGGATGTCATTTTGTTCTCGCTCAAGCCGGACTCGGAGGTAAAATCAGGGCTTGCCTGGATTTCCCGGGAGAAACTGAAGGACCTGCCGATTCCAAAAGCATTTCAAAAAGTACTTCAGCTTATGATATAA
- a CDS encoding metallophosphoesterase family protein: MASTIRFVHCAGFQFDSRSWEGPACWTAMRNQDLWHTFEAVLTLCQKEKVDFLYVTGDLFDQENARKETVERVYRSFSGLKDTRVFITPGDKDPLVISSAYRFAEWPDNVHIFAGGVSHIEIPAKGTVIYGSGWTNYRQERIDLGMIQPALHNVPIQMMLLHAEIASPQNTDRFIPLEPETITASGLTYLALGHQQKFSGLHQIGDTFWADCGSPEARSFQDSGPHGVLFGETDGKLTQVDFVELGRRNYIEKFWPQAAEPNEIASGLLADTTKEERQRDLFRIVLSGPYLDQESTVQTLHQLLSEDFSYFEVYHTSQSGPALCADGNVIRRQTSGFPDLTEVFRREIQKRLSSENRPEEQRRWELVQKIGLAAISQGREDYED; encoded by the coding sequence ATGGCGAGTACCATCCGTTTTGTGCATTGTGCCGGATTTCAATTTGACAGCCGTTCTTGGGAAGGACCGGCTTGCTGGACAGCAATGCGCAATCAGGACTTATGGCATACTTTCGAAGCCGTCCTGACGCTTTGCCAAAAAGAAAAAGTGGATTTTCTGTATGTGACAGGGGATTTATTCGACCAAGAGAATGCGCGTAAAGAAACGGTCGAACGTGTCTACAGGTCGTTCTCCGGCTTGAAGGACACCCGTGTCTTTATCACTCCTGGGGATAAGGATCCTTTGGTCATTTCTTCGGCCTACCGTTTTGCTGAATGGCCCGATAATGTTCATATCTTTGCGGGGGGCGTCAGCCATATTGAAATTCCGGCCAAAGGAACTGTCATCTATGGCTCGGGATGGACGAATTACCGTCAGGAGCGGATTGATCTGGGGATGATTCAGCCTGCCTTACACAACGTACCTATTCAGATGATGCTGCTCCATGCAGAGATAGCGTCCCCACAAAATACGGATAGGTTTATTCCTCTGGAACCAGAGACGATTACAGCAAGTGGTTTAACCTATCTGGCGTTAGGGCATCAGCAGAAATTCAGTGGGCTGCATCAGATCGGTGATACTTTCTGGGCAGATTGCGGATCACCTGAAGCCAGGAGTTTTCAGGACAGCGGACCGCATGGCGTGCTTTTTGGAGAAACAGACGGGAAATTGACACAGGTTGATTTTGTGGAACTTGGCAGACGGAACTATATTGAAAAGTTCTGGCCGCAGGCGGCTGAACCGAATGAGATTGCTAGCGGGCTTTTGGCGGATACAACGAAAGAAGAACGGCAAAGGGATTTGTTCCGGATTGTTCTGTCTGGGCCATATCTGGATCAGGAAAGTACAGTCCAGACTTTGCATCAGCTTCTCTCCGAAGACTTCAGCTACTTTGAGGTTTACCATACATCCCAGTCTGGTCCGGCTCTTTGCGCCGATGGCAATGTTATAAGACGCCAAACCAGCGGCTTCCCGGATTTAACCGAAGTATTCAGGAGAGAGATCCAAAAACGCCTTTCTTCAGAAAACCGGCCTGAAGAACAGCGGCGTTGGGAATTAGTTCAGAAAATTGGATTGGCCGCAATCAGTCAGGGACGGGAAGATTATGAGGATTGA
- a CDS encoding 5'-nucleotidase C-terminal domain-containing protein, translating into MIISGHTHTKLEEPIIKGKTLICSAGDSCKYLGVLQISQKSGSSDWGLVAYRLPAIDESLSEDQQIAGIVSQFKQQVQDKFFTPFQLNYDQVLAESPYNFRKVNDLLNTHQEDPLANLISDAYVYAVKKAEGSGYVPVDVAVVPAGTIRGTFFKGAITAADAFSVSSLGIGPDNIPGYPLVSVYLTGQELKTLCEVDASISPMMAEAQLFMSGINFTYNPNRMIFNKVTDAVLQKPDGSIEEIDDTKLYRVVAGLYSAQMLSIVGDKSYGLLSIVPKTEEGTPVTDFEAQIVKDTAGNNAEVKEWQALALYLQSFAKVGGVPTISDDYGMVLGRKVVDNSHHPISLLANPNKITLTVYTVVLVVIALIIFAIYRIAVRRRRLARINQKSV; encoded by the coding sequence GTGATTATCAGTGGCCATACCCACACCAAACTTGAAGAACCGATCATCAAAGGCAAGACACTTATTTGTTCCGCCGGAGACAGCTGCAAGTACCTCGGTGTTTTGCAAATTTCTCAAAAATCCGGTTCTTCAGACTGGGGACTTGTCGCTTACCGTCTGCCGGCAATCGATGAAAGCCTGTCTGAGGATCAGCAGATTGCCGGTATTGTAAGTCAGTTCAAGCAGCAGGTTCAGGACAAATTCTTTACACCGTTTCAGTTAAATTATGATCAAGTGTTGGCAGAATCCCCCTATAACTTTCGGAAGGTCAACGACTTATTGAATACGCATCAGGAAGATCCATTGGCCAACCTGATTTCCGATGCCTACGTTTATGCTGTGAAGAAGGCGGAAGGTTCCGGCTATGTTCCGGTGGATGTCGCAGTTGTACCTGCCGGGACGATCAGAGGTACCTTCTTTAAAGGGGCGATCACGGCAGCAGACGCTTTTAGCGTAAGCTCCCTCGGGATCGGTCCGGATAATATTCCGGGGTATCCGCTGGTTTCTGTCTATTTAACCGGCCAGGAATTAAAGACCCTGTGCGAAGTAGATGCCTCGATCTCGCCGATGATGGCTGAAGCCCAGTTGTTCATGTCAGGTATTAACTTCACGTATAATCCAAACCGGATGATATTCAATAAGGTCACTGACGCCGTATTGCAGAAGCCGGACGGCTCTATTGAAGAGATTGACGATACCAAATTATACAGGGTGGTTGCTGGTTTGTATTCTGCTCAGATGCTTTCGATCGTCGGCGATAAATCTTACGGTCTATTATCGATTGTGCCGAAAACAGAAGAAGGTACGCCGGTTACAGATTTTGAAGCCCAGATCGTCAAAGACACAGCCGGAAATAATGCCGAAGTCAAAGAATGGCAGGCCCTCGCCTTATATCTTCAGTCATTTGCTAAAGTCGGCGGAGTTCCAACGATTTCCGATGATTACGGCATGGTACTTGGAAGAAAAGTGGTAGACAACAGTCATCATCCAATATCCCTGCTCGCCAATCCGAACAAAATAACCCTGACGGTCTACACTGTTGTTCTTGTTGTTATAGCGCTGATTATTTTTGCGATTTACAGGATCGCTGTCCGCCGCAGACGCTTGGCTCGAATCAACCAGAAATCTGTCTAA
- a CDS encoding metallophosphoesterase, producing the protein MMKRIQFALVAFLIGTMFVLPINSPIASAETQKSMTILFTHDMHDHLLPVKDEQNGVINQSGGFARLQSAIAAEKEGDPDALLLDAGDYSMGTPFQTIFRTDSPELRVMGQMGYDVVTPGNHEYDYRASGLADSLQAAVAARKNGEISPRIVQANIAFPAKEDGSLTPSLAALQQAYQDYGITEYTVVEKNGVKIGVFGLIGNDAASNAPKAEVEFTDQVANAERIVSILKDQEKVDLIVCLSHSGTWEKASESEDQILAKKFPILM; encoded by the coding sequence ATGATGAAAAGGATCCAATTTGCTTTGGTTGCTTTCCTGATTGGCACAATGTTTGTTTTGCCCATTAATTCTCCTATTGCCTCGGCCGAAACTCAGAAGAGTATGACGATTTTGTTTACACATGACATGCATGATCATCTCCTGCCGGTCAAAGACGAACAAAACGGTGTGATAAATCAGTCAGGCGGATTTGCCAGACTCCAGAGCGCCATTGCTGCCGAGAAAGAGGGTGACCCGGATGCATTGCTCCTCGATGCCGGAGATTATTCCATGGGAACGCCATTTCAGACGATTTTTCGGACAGACTCCCCGGAGCTTCGCGTTATGGGGCAGATGGGGTATGATGTTGTAACCCCGGGTAATCACGAATATGACTACAGGGCTTCCGGACTGGCCGACAGCCTTCAGGCAGCTGTTGCTGCGCGGAAAAACGGGGAGATTTCGCCCCGGATCGTTCAGGCCAATATTGCCTTTCCGGCCAAGGAGGACGGCAGCTTAACGCCTTCGCTGGCAGCTCTGCAACAGGCTTATCAGGATTATGGGATCACCGAATACACCGTCGTTGAAAAGAATGGGGTAAAGATCGGTGTTTTTGGCCTGATTGGAAACGATGCGGCATCCAACGCACCGAAAGCCGAAGTGGAATTCACGGATCAAGTCGCGAACGCCGAACGGATCGTTTCGATCCTGAAAGACCAGGAAAAGGTTGATTTAATTGTCTGCTTATCCCATTCCGGGACCTGGGAAAAGGCATCCGAATCTGAAGACCAGATCCTGGCAAAAAAGTTCCCGATATTGATGTGA
- a CDS encoding alpha/beta hydrolase, which yields MREKQSYWNIHPSDQIFATKWEPDTLPAKAIILIIHGISEHSGRYAPFARELTEAGYIVYAYDQRGHGKTTETAGMEGFAGQDGWNLMVHDVYDSVALIKKENPGLPLFIFGHSMGSFILQHYMHLYGDEQGVQGFILSGPGGDTTFMLYFGRFLCRMIALVKGKLYKSKFIHELTFKNFNARCAENRTEFDWLTTNLLVVDEYIQDSYCGGTCTLAFYHDFFAGILQVQKKSNIRKIPKDIPILILSGQMDPVGHYGEIITALRLRYQQAGIRDVTVKQYENCRHELHNETDRSQVLQDIIQWLSSKIGKNNIAHR from the coding sequence ATGAGAGAAAAGCAAAGCTACTGGAATATCCATCCTTCAGATCAAATATTTGCAACCAAATGGGAGCCGGATACGCTCCCCGCCAAAGCAATCATCTTGATTATCCACGGGATATCGGAGCATTCCGGCAGATATGCGCCGTTTGCCAGGGAGTTGACGGAGGCAGGGTACATTGTTTATGCCTACGACCAGAGAGGCCATGGCAAAACAACTGAAACCGCAGGCATGGAAGGATTTGCGGGTCAAGACGGCTGGAACCTTATGGTACATGATGTCTATGATTCTGTTGCTCTGATCAAAAAAGAAAATCCCGGACTGCCGTTGTTCATTTTTGGTCATAGTATGGGAAGCTTTATTCTTCAGCATTATATGCATCTCTATGGAGATGAGCAGGGAGTACAGGGGTTTATTTTATCCGGCCCGGGCGGAGACACGACGTTTATGCTGTATTTTGGCCGTTTTTTATGTCGGATGATAGCTCTGGTCAAAGGAAAGCTTTACAAAAGCAAATTCATTCACGAGCTGACTTTTAAAAACTTCAATGCCCGGTGCGCAGAAAACAGGACGGAATTTGACTGGCTTACCACCAATCTGCTTGTTGTCGATGAATATATTCAGGATAGTTACTGCGGGGGAACCTGTACTTTAGCGTTCTATCATGATTTTTTTGCCGGAATTTTGCAAGTACAAAAGAAGTCTAACATCAGGAAGATCCCGAAAGACATTCCGATTCTGATCCTCTCCGGCCAAATGGATCCTGTCGGCCACTACGGAGAAATTATCACAGCTCTGCGTCTGCGTTACCAACAAGCTGGAATCCGTGATGTTACTGTAAAGCAATATGAAAACTGCAGACATGAACTGCACAATGAAACGGACCGTTCTCAAGTTCTTCAGGATATAATTCAGTGGCTAAGTTCCAAGATTGGTAAGAATAACATAGCGCATAGATAG
- a CDS encoding C40 family peptidase: protein MTKKMVVTLLLSAILILGLAQVTSAALGDTLLKTGSTGSDVVELQTKLNCLGYSVGTVDGIFGLKTQAGVIAFQKAKNLSADGIVGPITASAINTAYTNKAQGVKASAIVATAQKYIGVPYKYGGTSPSTGFDCSGFVQYVFAQNGITLPRISRDQYLVGKAVSFANLQPGDIVFFSIAKNGVVDHEGIYIGNNQFINASSSKGVAVYSFGTYWKSVYLGAKRVI, encoded by the coding sequence ATGACGAAAAAAATGGTTGTTACGCTGCTTCTTTCTGCAATCCTGATTCTCGGCTTAGCTCAGGTAACGTCTGCTGCCCTCGGCGATACACTTCTGAAGACAGGCTCGACGGGGTCGGATGTCGTAGAACTACAAACCAAACTTAACTGTCTGGGTTACAGCGTCGGCACAGTGGACGGAATTTTCGGACTCAAAACACAAGCCGGTGTCATCGCTTTTCAGAAAGCCAAGAATTTATCGGCTGACGGAATTGTTGGGCCGATCACGGCTTCAGCCATAAACACCGCCTATACGAATAAAGCGCAGGGCGTCAAAGCCAGCGCGATTGTTGCGACGGCCCAGAAATACATTGGTGTCCCCTACAAATACGGAGGTACTTCCCCATCGACTGGATTTGATTGTTCCGGATTTGTTCAATATGTTTTTGCGCAAAACGGCATTACCCTGCCGCGTATTTCCAGGGACCAGTACCTGGTTGGCAAAGCGGTCAGTTTCGCTAATTTACAACCGGGAGATATCGTTTTCTTTTCAATTGCCAAAAACGGTGTCGTTGATCATGAGGGGATTTACATTGGCAATAACCAGTTTATCAATGCTTCAAGCTCCAAAGGTGTTGCTGTTTATAGTTTCGGAACCTATTGGAAATCTGTCTATCTCGGGGCAAAACGGGTGATTTAG
- a CDS encoding RNA-binding protein: MINKNEIVKKYAQDEESRLLLARVLDKLEESEKKNIPTFTRFCNQQQRSLAENMLITDGRSRHFFWGGYEGAERTVLVFFPDYLEPEQVIQDDEYCPLAFIRAEYPADSGLSHRDFLGSLMGAGIKRETVGDILVTEKSCDLIVLKEILPFLINNLESVGRVKIKTAIISAGLLQIPEEKVLLLKDTVASLRLDSVVAAGFNLSRTKAGEYVESGKVMLNSLECDKTDKTVAEGDTLSLRGFGKIKLQEVGGLSKKGRQSIVIKKYV; encoded by the coding sequence ATGATTAATAAAAACGAAATCGTCAAAAAATATGCCCAGGATGAAGAAAGCAGGCTACTGCTTGCCCGGGTCCTTGACAAGCTTGAAGAATCCGAGAAAAAGAATATTCCGACCTTTACAAGGTTCTGCAATCAGCAGCAGCGGTCTTTGGCCGAAAATATGCTTATTACGGACGGAAGATCCCGGCACTTTTTCTGGGGAGGCTATGAAGGGGCTGAGCGTACCGTATTGGTCTTTTTTCCGGACTACTTGGAGCCCGAACAGGTCATTCAGGATGATGAATATTGCCCATTAGCTTTTATCCGGGCGGAATATCCTGCAGACAGCGGCCTGTCGCATCGGGATTTCCTAGGCAGTTTGATGGGGGCAGGAATCAAACGGGAAACGGTCGGTGACATTCTGGTCACAGAAAAAAGCTGTGATCTGATTGTCCTGAAAGAAATCCTGCCGTTCCTGATAAACAATCTGGAATCAGTTGGCCGTGTCAAAATAAAAACAGCAATCATCTCTGCGGGATTGCTGCAAATACCGGAAGAAAAAGTTCTTCTGCTGAAAGACACCGTAGCCTCATTACGGCTGGACAGTGTGGTCGCGGCAGGTTTTAACTTAAGCCGTACCAAAGCGGGGGAATATGTTGAATCCGGGAAGGTCATGCTAAATTCGCTGGAATGTGACAAAACAGATAAGACAGTTGCGGAAGGGGATACGCTATCTCTGCGCGGCTTCGGAAAAATCAAGCTTCAGGAAGTAGGCGGACTTTCTAAAAAAGGCCGCCAGTCCATCGTGATTAAAAAGTATGTCTAG